A stretch of the Deltaproteobacteria bacterium genome encodes the following:
- a CDS encoding pyridoxamine 5'-phosphate oxidase family protein has translation MRTTMVLSCVGLLLAVIAAGASALPAEVERALATQKQIWVATSRADGSRSQAAPIWFWWDGTSLYFSTSPTSHKAKRIRKGSPVFVSVEGKDGPFLSGKPEIITDLQLVERLGGEYSNKYWLAWLGLFRPRATRVSAGKTVVVKVALAAPGNG, from the coding sequence ATGCGGACAACGATGGTCTTATCCTGTGTCGGGCTGCTATTGGCGGTCATCGCGGCGGGCGCGAGTGCGCTGCCCGCGGAGGTCGAGCGCGCCCTGGCGACGCAGAAGCAGATTTGGGTCGCCACCAGCCGTGCCGATGGCTCGCGCAGCCAGGCTGCGCCGATTTGGTTTTGGTGGGATGGCACCTCCCTGTACTTCTCGACCAGCCCCACCAGCCACAAAGCCAAGCGTATCCGCAAAGGCAGCCCGGTGTTCGTTTCCGTCGAGGGAAAGGACGGGCCATTCTTGAGCGGCAAGCCGGAGATCATAACCGACCTGCAGCTGGTCGAGCGCCTCGGGGGCGAGTATTCCAACAAGTACTGGCTGGCCTGGCTCGGCCTCTTCCGCCCGCGCGCCACCCGCGTCAGTGCCGGCAAGACGGTAGTGGTGAAGGTCGCTCTGGCCGCTCCTGGCAACGGCTAG